In the Brettanomyces nanus chromosome 1, complete sequence genome, tttcctttgcAACACTGAAACAAATATACATCCGTACACAATGGATTATATCTTTACCGAAAGGGGAAAAGAGTAAAAGGATTcgttgtcttcttcttatcacTAATTGATTGTCGATAATTCAAACTTTGCCTAAAACAAGTTTCCTGTAGTGACATCAAGCGAAAGTTCTTACAGAAGTTAGGTGGTAGACCCGATGTGTTCTCATTGACGCCGGAGCTTTCCTTTTCAGCTTTAACACAATAAAAAGTTATGTACAGTGCGTGATATATATGTATACGTCTATTTAAATATCCTTTACGCTGCCTATGTACTCCATAGCGGCAAGATCGCCCCTCTTTAATTCAGGTCTATCAAGAACTGCTGCCACCATACTCCAAGGATCTTTACAGCCACCCCATTTCAATACCTCATTTTTAAATTTCTGACCGCTGGCTCTATTCATTGGATCATCGGCAAACAAATGGTCCCAGATCTTAGCCGCAATAGCTCTATCAAGTAAATAGGAGTAGTACACCGATCCGTAAGAATACAAGTGACCAAACCTTCCTGGCCAATTGGATAACGAGTCGTTAAAAAACACTAACTCTTTCTCTAGTCGATGATATATCTTAACAGCGTCAAAATCTTCTGCAAAAACAACACTTGAATGGAGAATCTCATCCAACATTGCCATCTTGATTTGTCCAAATGTCTCAGAATGATTTAAAAAGTTGTTATCATTCTCATGTTTGCGAAGCAAACTCAAAGGAAGCGGCTCTCCGGTCTTGTAGTGTCTTGCAAACGATAGAAGGACTCTTTCGTCCTTTGCAAACTGTTCTGTAAGAATTGAAGGTAGCTCTACAAAATCGGTTACACACCGTGTACCGCTGACATTATGAAGGTTTGTCCTTCCCAACATAGAATGTATAGCATGTCCCATCTCATGGAACAAGGTCTCAACCTGGTTGAGAGTAAGCAAAGTGGGTaaagaatttgaagtatCAGAGGATGCGTAATACTCTGGGAAGAAATTGCAGACAAGCGAGATCACAGGTAACTGGTAGATTTCACCATCATGTTCGGTGGTCTGAAAAGCCCTTTTCTTTAAATTGAATGGATCCTCGATGTCCAGTTCCTCAGGGTAAATCTTTCTGGAACAGCACACTGTGAAATGAGCAGGAGTTGGAGTCTTATTCTCCCTGTAAAAAAGATCCATGTAAATAATTCCGACAAGTCCCTCGTCTTCGCTAACAACTTCAAACTTACGAACATCATCTGACCATATCTCTCTCCTTTTGACAGGTTTCGGATGCAACTCTATACCATAAATTGCCTTAAACAAATTCGACAAACCAGCAACGACGGTTCCTACCGAAAAATAGGCAGAAATGTCTTCAAGGTTACTTGATTTTTGCCGAACCATGTGTAAAGTTGTTAGATAGTCTCTGTCCCAAGGTCTCACAAGGGTAGCCAGCTGTTTTTCTGTAGGATTGGATATGTCCGGGTTAGAGTATCCCCCGTACAAAGTTTTCACCTCTTCGGCAACACCCTTTTTACTCTCCTTCAAAAGGTTCTGGAGAAAGATCATCACATTGGCAGGATTTTTGGCCATCTTCTCACCTAGCTGATAGTCGGCATAACTCTGCTTACCCATCATACGAGCAAGAACACCTCTACTTTTTAGAAACCTTTCTAAAAGCTGTATTTGAACATGAGGAACACTATGCAAGGTGACCCAAATCCGTTCTCTGACAGCCCTGTTCTTGCAGCTCCGTAGAATCTCGTAGGGTGTTCTTCCATAAACAGGTATTCTTAAATTTCCATGTCTATCATAACTAACATACTGTTCAAACTCTTTTGGAATGTCGTTGCCTCGAAGGTGTTCTTTTGGAACCACGGCATACTCTGCGTCAGTGTCCGAAACACCATTATTGAAACTTTGACCTGTCATAGCAATATACTGGCTTAGTTCGACAAATCCTTGTCTTGTCTTTTCATCCATGTCGATTCCTGACTGTTTGAAATCTGCGTAAAGCAGCTTACCTACAGAGAATTCCTCATCTGTGAGCCGTGATTTGATACTATCATCGTGTAGAGCTTTACTCAACTTGTCAAAGAGTCCTTTAGAGGTATTGAGTATATTCATGAACTCGAACATCTGCTCGTGACATTGCTGGGCAGCCTTGACAAACGATTGATTCGGATGAACAACTCGTACAAACTCACATAAATCTATCACACGACACAATACATCACTTAATCTATCAAGGTTCCGCACACAGTTACGTAATCCTTCTGGAGAATCGTCGTCGATGATATGCTGGGTGAGTAACTGTGCCTTTTCGAGTGATTCAGCACTGAACTGCCTTAATCCAGAAGGCTTTTTTAGGTACGGGTTTTCAAACAATCCGACTGAACCAGCTTCAGAATTACTACCAATATATCCTAACAACGAATGTCTTTCTTGTTGACCCGAGTTATTGAAATCATTCCAGAATGCCTGGTCATCAAATACCTGTCTTATTAGCTGTGCCTTTTCATCATGATCTTGCACTCTATGGATAGTACTTATACAACGATGACCGACAAAATTAATTGATCTAAGAGTTTGTCTATACTGTGAACAAATTTCATTGCTAATGAACTGACGGCACCTCAGAGCACTCCTAAACATGACAGTAACAACAAGTTAGTTGTGAAGGATATGAACGGAAACGAAATCTGGGTGAAATTGCAAAATTTCTGCCGCTAGCCGGTAATCGATCTCTCACGGCCCGCTTGGCGGGGAAGTTTTGGTGTGGGGCAGACAGGTCTCATAAAGTACAGCGATATAAGAGTGTTACTTTGATTTAGATTAAGTTTTGTATTATTCTTAGTATAGAAGACACCTTTCTCCTATGCTATTTAATATAGTTTTTCCAGATGACATTCATAACGTCATGAAAATGCTTGTTGTCCCTTTTTTCGTTTCCCGTGACCACGACACTGTAATTATAAGCTTTATCCCCTATTTGGAGAATTCCCTTTAGGCTTTCGGATTGCACTTTGGCATCGTCCTCAATAGCCTTCGATTCaacgtcatcttcaacttcccCTCTTTCGCCcttatcatcattgtcCTTTTCAACTCCATTCACGTATTGACCAGCATAAACATCACGCACGGTGGACTGAACCGTATCACTTTGCACCGTTACAGGTGTTTGATTGATAGGAGGTACCATGATTATACGACCTCCCTGCATCATAGGTGCAAATTGATAAGACAGAGCAGGAAGTTGCGATACCGTATGGGTCGAACAAGACGCTATAGGAGCAGTTACAGATCTCATTGGAATCTGATATCCGACCGGGGGGTGGCCAGCAAACGAATAAACTGGAGCGGATCTAATTGGCATAGATAGTAAACGGGACTTTGCGGAAATATGCAAAGGCTTTGGCGGTGAATGCCTACGCATTCTTTTTCTAGAAGGAAGTCTACCTGGACCATTACGACTACGACAACCTGATCcttcgtcatcttctgctaGTACATGAGATCCGGAAGAACCCTCTTTGATTGATGATTCGTTCTTAGAAGTAGAGGAACTATCGACACTGCTAATCGCACTCACCGTTGAATTTGCCGATGGTAACGATCCCGCGGACGAGAAATTCGTACTTGCTGATGACACTGTCGTAGCGGAATCTATAATTCTTTGCTGTTGTAAGGAAATCTCTCTGCTTTTCATGAGCACCTCGTACGAATCTTGAGGTCTCAATTCAGAGTATGTTGGAGTTCTCGCGTTCTGATTCATTGAGACAGAAAGTTTAGTCCGTGAAAGATCAAGGGGGGCAGGTCTTTTGGGACCAGTACTCATTGTTTGATTAGCGTACGAGATATAAGACGTGTAAGAATGAATAGAAACAAGTAAAGGAGGAACAATGAGatcaaaaatataaatCGACATGTTCCAAATACACAAAATACAACAGGCCGATCGACCGGTGAATTGAGAGGTCGGAAAGTTCACACATTCCTATCAGTATAGTCAACCCAGCCAACTCCCAATAActcaagaatcttcttttcatcaaagCTTTCAATAAGTCTCTCTTCCTCAATTCCATCAGATTtctcaacaacttcaaccAATCCCTTATCACTTAACCTCTCTCCCTTTAAATTGGCTATGAGCCGAAGCCCCCTATTAAATGTATCGTTTCCAACGAAATATATCATAGTGCTGCCTAATTGCTGATATTCCACACAAATTATGTCGATTCTACGACATATCTCGTCCGGATCCTCACTTAAAACACACCCCCCATTGAATTTGTTGCTTTTCGGCGTGATTTCGGTCAACTCACAATTGAtaaatctctctttttccaAAAGTGTTACCAATTCATAAAGCAGCTTATGCAATTGCTGTGGATCATTCAAGCCCTTTTGATATAGTATGATATCCATATCACCAcaatctttctttccacGTAGGTATGATCCGGCTATTTTTATTACCGGTTTGTTTGATATATCACCAATAACGTTGCCAGCCACAATATCGAGCATCCGTTGATAAAGTCTCTCCACATCACGCCGAGGAATTCTTTGACCCCAGTCATTCTTGTATTTTAATCCAAGTCGTTGCTGTTTAGTAAGTGATTCATAAACTTTCTTATTCTGTAAATCACTCACTTCGACAATGTCATATTTTCTTATCAACTTGTATGCTGTGACGGGTCCGAATCCATGAATCACACATATCTCGTTCACTAGTCGAAGATCTTTATTTGCAGAAACCTTTTTTTGTAACACTTCAAGTTTAGCAAACGTACCCGTACTCAAAATCTCGGTGATGTGACTTTTTAGTGCCTTTCCAAATCCATAGTAACTGTCCAAAACATCTGCGGATTTTATGGGTGACGTAAGAGTCTGTATAGTCTTTAAGGCGTTTCTATACTGAATTGTTCGGAATTCTGCAGTAGGATCAATCACCTTCTCAACCTCCAAAAGATCAATCATTCTCTCAAACTGCTCTGTAATCAACTTATTCGTCGTCAATACTTTCTGACGCATCTTGTCGATTGGCTTATGGTCTCTATTTCTTACGAGAATGGAAACAATACCATCAATCTGATCAATAtgtttcttcttaccaTTTTCATCGGCaaatttcaatttctttctctgagGTTCAACAGTGAGGTGATAAATGAACTCTCTGCATGGCAATAACTTACTTTCCTTCATAGATTTGAACAACCAATCACTATTAAGGAACAAAGTTTTGGGATCAGCAAGTTTACTCTTAACATTGGCAACAGCTTGGTCTCTCTCGGCCACATCAGCAAGATCGTTAACAATAACAAAAAAACTATCCTTAATCGGCAGAATCTTGGCCTTGCTAATATCTCTCATATCCTTAAAATCGGCACCTGCATTGCGCCATATTTTAAGTCGATACCTTTCCACGGCACTATTGACCCGTGGtacgaaaagaagatgcaaaCCTTTCAACATCTAATGTAACAATACTAATTTCAGTAGTCCTTAAGTTGACTAATATCATCTCAGCATATATATGATGTTCTTATATAGCAACTGGCGTACGTACGTTTTTAATCATCGCTTATCACGgtcttcctcttcagcCACGCTATCTCGGCATTGTGGGGAGAATAATGGAAAAAAGAGCGAAGTGAGTCGGTTGGCTCTCGGTGTAGCGAGAAACCGGAGCTAAATTATTAAAATGAGATAAatgcaaaaaaaaaaacttgaGCCATCACCACAGAACTTCATTCCTTCTAGTCTAATCTGCATTTTTCGACCATGTCCTCATCGAACGGGCACGGCGAATCCATACCCACATCTTATCAGGGATCCAATGATTCAAACGGCACAAGCATTTCAAACAGATCGAACAGATCTAATGGA is a window encoding:
- a CDS encoding uncharacterized protein (BUSCO:EOG09340IYS~MEROPS:MER0001156), coding for MSTGPKRPAPLDLSRTKLSVSMNQNARTPTYSELRPQDSYEVLMKSREISLQQQRIIDSATTVSSASTNFSSAGSLPSANSTVSAISSVDSSSTSKNESSIKEGSSGSHVLAEDDEGSGCRSRNGPGRLPSRKRMRRHSPPKPLHISAKSRLLSMPIRSAPVYSFAGHPPVGYQIPMRSVTAPIASCSTHTVSQLPALSYQFAPMMQGGRIIMVPPINQTPVTVQSDTVQSTVRDVYAGQYVNGVEKDNDDKGERGEVEDDVESKAIEDDAKVQSESLKGILQIGDKAYNYSVVVTGNEKRDNKHFHDVMNFISNEICSQYRQTLRSINFVGHRCISTIHRVQDHDEKAQLIRQVFDDQAFWNDFNNSGQQERHSLLGYIGSNSEAGSVGLFENPYLKKPSGLRQFSAESLEKAQLLTQHIIDDDSPEGLRNCVRNLDRLSDVLCRVIDLCEFVRVVHPNQSFVKAAQQCHEQMFEFMNILNTSKGLFDKLSKALHDDSIKSRLTDEEFSVGKLLYADFKQSGIDMDEKTRQGFVELSQYIAMTGQSFNNGVSDTDAEYAVVPKEHLRGNDIPKEFEQYVSYDRHGNLRIPVYGRTPYEILRSCKNRAVRERIWVTLHSVPHVQIQLLERFLKSRGVLARMMGKQSYADYQLGEKMAKNPANVMIFLQNLLKESKKGVAEEVKTLYGGYSNPDISNPTEKQLATLVRPWDRDYLTTLHMVRQKSSNLEDISAYFSVGTVVAGLSNLFKAIYGIELHPKPVKRREIWSDDVRKFEVVSEDEGLVGIIYMDLFYRENKTPTPAHFTVCCSRKIYPEELDIEDPFNLKKRAFQTTEHDGEIYQLPVISLVCNFFPEYYASSDTSNSLPTLLTLNQVETLFHEMGHAIHSMLGRTNLHNVSGTRCVTDFVELPSILTEQFAKDERVLLSFARHYKTGEPLPLSLLRKHENDNNFLNHSETFGQIKMAMLDEILHSSVVFAEDFDAVKIYHRLEKELVFFNDSLSNWPGRFGHLYSYGSVYYSYLLDRAIAAKIWDHLFADDPMNRASGQKFKNEVLKWGGCKDPWSMVAAVLDRPELKRGDLAAMEYIGSVKDI